In Antedon mediterranea chromosome 10, ecAntMedi1.1, whole genome shotgun sequence, one genomic interval encodes:
- the LOC140060313 gene encoding thyroid transcription factor 1-like produces MSLSPKHTTPFSVTDILSPIEESYKKAMLEPGNNLTTMQSQTAYHHRSTSQQGMQPTSMNQSNPYHMSVPQLSHPSLGPTYCNGGELSHYNDHVRQSASWYGPNPDPRFSLSRLMTPPSPMNMNMNMNMNMNMNMNMSMAGLGGMGEMGKPMLPTQRRKRRVLFSQAQVYELERRFKQQRYLSAPEREHLASLINLTPTQVKIWFQNHRYKLKRQQKDKNMQDNNSLCHQSPRRVAVPVLVKDGKPCNGTSTGDTPSPDARLTDSVDTNGSAEHNTLNTHHHHHHQTQIDSSGLVPCSGVGQQTSINANGASHDHVLTAYNGLTNSQDPTLNTPFLLHGRTW; encoded by the exons ATGTCCCTCAGCCCTAAGCATACGACGCCATTTTCAGTAACGGATATACTTAGCCCAATCGAGGAGAGCTACAAGAAAGCTATGCTAGAGCCTGGAAACAATTTAACGACTATGCAATCGCAGACCGCTTATCATCATCGTTCTACTTCTCAACAAGGTATGCAGCCTACTAGCATGAACCAATCTAACCCATACCACATGTCAGTACCGCAGCTATCCCACCCTAGCCTGGGACCAACTTACTGCAACGGAGGAGAATTAAGTCACTACAACGACCATGTCAGACAGTCTGCAAGCTGGTATGGTCCGAACCCGGATCCTAGATTTTCAC TGTCCAGACTAATGACGCCACCGTCACCgatgaatatgaatatgaatatgaacatgaatatgaatatgaacaTGAATATGAGCATGGCGGGCCTAGGAGGAATGGGCGAAATGGGCAAGCCGATGTTACCGACTCAACGACGGAAAAGACGCGTATTGTTCTCGCAGGCCCAGGTATACGAACTGGAGCGACGCTTTAAACAGCAACGCTATTTATCAGCACCCGAACGGGAACATCTCGCTAGTCTTATCAACCTCACGCCAACTCAAGTAAAAATTTGGTTTCAAAATCATCGATACAAGTTAAAACGGCAGCAAAAGGACAAAAATATGCAAGATAATAACAGTTTATGTCACCAGTCGCCTAGGCGGGTTGCTGTACCTGTTTTAGTTAAAGATGGAAAACCGTGTAATGGTACGAGTACCGGTGACACCCCTAGCCCCGATGCTCGTTTAACTGATTCCGTAGATACGAATGGATCGGCGGAGCACAACACCCTGAATacccatcaccatcatcatcatcagacaCAGATAGACTCGAGCGGTCTAGTCCCTTGTTCGGGTGTAGGGCAACAGACTTCTATCAATGCTAACGGTGCATCACACGACCATGTATTAACTGCCTATAATGGACTAACAAACAGCCAAGATCCTACTTTGAACACACCGTTTCTTCTACATGGTAGAACGTGGTGA